Proteins from a genomic interval of Gluconacetobacter diazotrophicus PA1 5:
- a CDS encoding YebC/PmpR family DNA-binding transcriptional regulator: MAGHSQFKNIMHRKGAQDARRARQFAKVIREITVAARSGMPDPASNPRLRAAISAAREVNMPKDTVERAIKKATGAGGGDDYAEVRYEGYGPAGVAVIVEALTDNRNRTASDVRAAFSKHGGSLGETNSVSFMFTRLGVITYPAAVATEDEMLEAAIEAGAENVESTDEGHEVTCPVESFFAVRDALETRFGEPSSAKFDWRPGTVVTLDEDKARGVLKLIDVLDEHDDVQAVYANFDLPDDVAERLSA; the protein is encoded by the coding sequence ATGGCGGGTCATTCCCAGTTCAAGAACATCATGCATCGCAAGGGCGCGCAGGACGCGCGCCGCGCCCGGCAGTTCGCCAAGGTGATTCGCGAAATCACCGTCGCCGCGCGGTCCGGCATGCCCGACCCGGCATCCAATCCCCGCCTGCGCGCCGCCATTTCCGCGGCCCGCGAAGTCAACATGCCCAAGGACACGGTCGAGCGCGCGATCAAGAAGGCGACCGGCGCCGGCGGCGGTGACGATTATGCCGAGGTCCGGTACGAGGGCTACGGCCCGGCCGGCGTCGCCGTGATCGTCGAAGCCCTGACCGACAACCGCAACCGCACGGCCTCGGATGTCCGCGCCGCGTTCTCGAAGCATGGCGGGTCGCTGGGCGAGACCAATTCGGTGTCCTTCATGTTCACCCGCCTGGGCGTCATCACCTATCCGGCCGCGGTCGCCACCGAGGACGAGATGCTGGAAGCGGCGATCGAAGCCGGCGCCGAAAACGTCGAAAGCACGGACGAGGGGCACGAGGTCACATGCCCCGTGGAATCGTTCTTCGCCGTGCGCGACGCGCTGGAAACCCGCTTCGGCGAACCGTCCAGCGCGAAGTTCGACTGGCGCCCCGGCACCGTCGTGACCCTGGACGAGGACAAGGCGCGCGGCGTGCTGAAGCTGATCGACGTGCTGGACGAACATGACGACGTCCAGGCGGTCTACGCCAATTTCGACCTGCCCGACGACGTGGCCGAGAGGCTGTCCGCCTGA
- the ruvC gene encoding crossover junction endodeoxyribonuclease RuvC — translation MVRLLGIDPGLRFTGWGLVDVDGNRLCHVADGVIATDGDAPVPERLRCLHDSLLDLVRRYGPREAAVEETYVNRNGASTLKLGYARGVALLVPALAGIAVSEYGAMAVKRAVVGTGAASKDQVEMMVRRLLPGATIRRADASDALAVAICHAHHRASALRVSAGTRMA, via the coding sequence ATGGTCCGGCTGCTGGGCATCGATCCGGGCCTGCGCTTCACCGGCTGGGGGCTGGTCGATGTGGACGGCAACCGGCTGTGCCATGTCGCGGACGGCGTGATCGCCACGGACGGTGACGCGCCCGTGCCGGAGCGGCTGCGCTGCCTGCACGATTCCCTGCTGGACCTCGTGCGCCGGTACGGCCCGCGCGAGGCCGCGGTGGAGGAGACGTACGTCAACCGCAACGGGGCCTCGACGCTGAAGCTCGGCTATGCGCGCGGGGTGGCGCTGCTGGTGCCGGCGCTGGCCGGAATCGCGGTTTCGGAATACGGTGCCATGGCGGTGAAGCGGGCGGTGGTCGGCACCGGCGCCGCCAGCAAGGATCAGGTGGAAATGATGGTGCGCCGTCTGCTGCCCGGGGCGACGATCCGCCGGGCGGACGCGTCCGATGCGCTGGCGGTGGCGATCTGCCATGCCCATCACCGGGCCAGCGCCCTGCGGGTGTCGGCCGGGACCCGCATGGCATGA
- the ruvA gene encoding Holliday junction branch migration protein RuvA gives MIAHLTGLVGQMESDRCVVDVGGVGYLVHASTRTLSALPRPPDVTRVLVETVVREDAFLLYGFAEAAERDWFRLLTTVQGVGAKVALAILSALSPGDLAGVIAAADKASLTRVSGVGARLAERILTELRDKAGRMPAGPGVTIAAPPASGGVEADALLALAGLGFRRAEAQPVVGRILARLDGKADLDVVIRESLRELAR, from the coding sequence ATGATCGCGCACCTGACCGGGCTGGTGGGGCAGATGGAATCCGACCGCTGCGTGGTCGATGTCGGCGGCGTCGGCTATCTGGTCCATGCCTCCACCCGCACGCTCTCGGCGCTGCCCCGTCCGCCCGATGTGACCCGCGTCCTGGTCGAGACCGTGGTGCGCGAGGATGCCTTCCTGCTCTACGGCTTTGCGGAAGCCGCGGAGCGCGACTGGTTCCGCCTGCTGACGACGGTCCAGGGGGTGGGGGCGAAGGTCGCGCTGGCCATTCTCTCCGCCCTGTCGCCGGGCGACCTGGCCGGGGTGATCGCGGCGGCGGACAAGGCCAGCCTGACCCGGGTGTCGGGTGTCGGCGCGCGGCTGGCCGAGCGCATCCTGACCGAACTGCGCGACAAGGCCGGGCGCATGCCCGCCGGGCCGGGCGTGACGATCGCGGCCCCCCCGGCCTCGGGCGGGGTGGAAGCCGATGCCCTGCTGGCGCTGGCGGGCCTGGGCTTCCGCCGGGCCGAGGCCCAGCCGGTGGTGGGGCGCATCCTGGCGCGCCTGGACGGCAAGGCGGACCTGGATGTCGTGATCCGCGAAAGCCTGCGGGAACTTGCCCGATGA
- the ruvB gene encoding Holliday junction branch migration DNA helicase RuvB, which produces MTEIPLREVDPARNAEDAAEAGLRPQTLDDFTGQKASRENLAIFIAAARQRGEAMDHVLLHGPPGLGKTTLAQIVARELGVGFRATSGPVIQRAGDLAAILTNLQPRDVLFIDEIHRLQPAIEEVLYPAMEDFQLDLIIGEGPAARSVRIDLSPFTLVAATTRAGLLATPLRDRFGIPLRLVFYTPDELRQIVSRGARKLEFDLTPEGAEEIARRSRGTPRIAGRLLRRVRDFASVTRGGPVDRAMADAALSRLEVDSLGLDGMDRRYLRRIAEHHHGGPVGVETLAAALAEARDTLEDVVEPYLIQEGLVLRTSRGRTLGERGWRHLGLAPPPRQTGQGDLLQGDDG; this is translated from the coding sequence ATGACCGAAATCCCCCTCCGCGAGGTCGATCCCGCCCGCAATGCGGAAGATGCTGCCGAAGCCGGGCTGCGGCCGCAGACCCTGGACGATTTCACGGGCCAGAAGGCCAGCCGCGAGAACCTGGCCATCTTCATCGCCGCCGCCCGCCAGCGGGGCGAGGCGATGGACCACGTGCTGCTGCACGGCCCGCCGGGGCTGGGCAAGACCACGCTGGCGCAGATCGTGGCGCGGGAACTGGGGGTCGGCTTTCGTGCGACCTCGGGCCCCGTGATCCAGCGCGCGGGCGACCTGGCGGCCATCCTGACCAACCTGCAGCCCCGTGACGTGCTGTTCATCGACGAAATCCACCGCCTGCAGCCGGCGATCGAGGAAGTGCTGTATCCGGCGATGGAGGATTTCCAGCTCGACCTGATCATCGGCGAGGGGCCGGCGGCGCGCTCGGTGCGCATCGACCTCTCGCCCTTCACCCTGGTGGCCGCGACCACGCGGGCCGGGCTGCTGGCCACCCCGCTGCGCGACCGGTTCGGCATTCCGCTGCGGCTGGTGTTCTACACCCCCGACGAACTGCGCCAGATCGTCTCGCGCGGGGCGCGGAAGCTGGAATTCGACCTGACGCCGGAAGGGGCCGAGGAAATCGCCCGCCGGTCGCGCGGCACGCCGCGCATCGCCGGGCGCCTGCTGCGGCGGGTGCGCGACTTCGCCTCGGTCACCCGTGGCGGCCCGGTGGACCGCGCGATGGCCGACGCCGCCCTGTCGCGGCTGGAAGTCGATTCGCTGGGGCTGGACGGGATGGACCGGCGCTATCTGCGCCGCATCGCCGAACATCATCACGGCGGCCCGGTGGGGGTGGAAACCCTGGCCGCCGCCCTGGCCGAGGCGCGAGACACGCTGGAAGACGTGGTCGAACCCTACCTGATCCAGGAGGGGCTGGTCCTGCGTACCAGCCGGGGACGCACGCTGGGCGAGCGGGGCTGGCGGCATCTGGGGCTTGCCCCCCCGCCACGGCAGACGGGCCAGGGCGACCTGCTGCAGGGGGACGACGGGTGA
- a CDS encoding YbgC/FadM family acyl-CoA thioesterase, whose amino-acid sequence MRHNIPFRIYYEDTDAGGVVYHARYLGLAERARTEAIRGLGQPVSALLDDFGLAFVVRNASIDYRSPLRLDDVVTVTTRLTELGSASCRLEQTFLLGQTLCAALDVRLACVRAADGRAARFPPLWRDLLTGLVD is encoded by the coding sequence GTGAGGCACAACATTCCTTTCCGCATTTATTACGAAGATACGGACGCCGGCGGCGTGGTCTACCACGCCCGGTATCTCGGCCTGGCCGAGCGCGCGCGGACCGAGGCGATTCGCGGCCTGGGCCAGCCGGTGTCCGCGCTGCTGGACGATTTCGGCCTCGCCTTCGTGGTGCGCAACGCCAGCATCGACTACCGCTCTCCGCTGCGACTGGACGACGTCGTGACGGTGACCACGCGCCTGACCGAACTGGGCTCGGCCAGTTGCCGGCTGGAACAGACCTTCCTGCTGGGGCAGACGCTGTGCGCGGCGCTGGATGTCCGCCTGGCCTGCGTGCGCGCGGCCGATGGCCGGGCCGCCCGATTTCCGCCTTTATGGCGTGATCTTCTGACTGGACTCGTGGATTGA
- the tolQ gene encoding protein TolQ, whose translation MDQAVNAANLGAAASGLSLWSLFLHAAIVVKLVMIGLVFSSVVVWGIIFDKIVTLRRVNRQAGVFEDKFWSGGSLDDLYETDGAKPVHPLAAVFGAAMGEWRRSSRISGVDLARGGVQERVDRAMNITITREMERLGRWMIFLATIGPVAPFIGLFGTVWGIMHAFGAIAAMHNTNLAVVAPGISEALFATAIGLVTAIPAVIAYNVINNSLSLFEDRMAAFGTEFAAILSRQSEERG comes from the coding sequence TTGGACCAAGCGGTTAACGCGGCTAACCTGGGCGCGGCAGCGTCGGGTCTGTCGCTGTGGAGTTTGTTTCTCCATGCGGCGATCGTCGTCAAGCTGGTGATGATCGGGCTGGTATTCAGCAGCGTGGTGGTGTGGGGCATCATTTTCGACAAGATCGTCACCCTGCGGCGCGTCAACCGGCAGGCCGGCGTCTTCGAGGACAAGTTCTGGTCGGGCGGCAGCCTGGACGACCTGTATGAGACCGACGGGGCGAAGCCCGTTCACCCGCTGGCGGCGGTCTTCGGCGCCGCCATGGGCGAATGGCGCCGCTCGTCGCGGATCTCGGGCGTGGACCTGGCGCGCGGCGGCGTGCAGGAACGCGTCGATCGCGCCATGAACATCACGATCACGCGGGAGATGGAGCGCCTGGGCCGCTGGATGATCTTCCTGGCCACGATCGGCCCGGTCGCGCCGTTCATCGGCCTGTTCGGCACGGTGTGGGGCATCATGCACGCCTTCGGGGCCATCGCCGCGATGCACAACACCAACCTCGCCGTGGTCGCCCCCGGCATTTCCGAGGCCCTGTTCGCCACCGCCATCGGCCTTGTGACCGCCATCCCGGCGGTGATCGCCTATAACGTCATCAACAACAGCCTGTCTCTGTTCGAGGACCGCATGGCGGCGTTCGGGACCGAATTCGCCGCCATCCTCTCTCGCCAGTCCGAGGAAAGGGGCTGA
- the tolR gene encoding protein TolR codes for MGVSLGGGGGRRGRRRPMSDINVTPLVDVMLVLLIIFMVTAPMMTSGVNVDLPKTDAAPVNADTKPITVSIRSDGALYLGDNPVSSDQLVDQLRAAAQNDPAHRIFVRGDSHIDYGRVMEVMGRITAGGFTHVALLAQQPPSGGGAP; via the coding sequence ATGGGCGTTTCGCTCGGTGGAGGGGGTGGGCGCCGCGGGCGCCGGCGTCCCATGTCGGACATCAACGTCACCCCCCTGGTGGACGTCATGCTGGTGCTGCTCATCATCTTCATGGTGACGGCGCCGATGATGACCAGCGGCGTGAATGTCGACCTGCCGAAAACCGACGCGGCGCCGGTCAATGCCGACACCAAGCCGATCACCGTGTCCATCCGCTCGGACGGCGCGCTGTACCTGGGTGACAACCCGGTCTCGTCCGACCAACTCGTGGACCAGTTGCGCGCGGCGGCGCAGAACGACCCCGCGCACCGGATCTTCGTCCGTGGCGATTCCCACATCGATTACGGCCGCGTGATGGAAGTGATGGGCCGGATCACGGCGGGCGGCTTCACCCACGTCGCCCTCCTGGCCCAGCAGCCGCCGTCCGGCGGCGGCGCGCCCTGA
- the tolB gene encoding Tol-Pal system beta propeller repeat protein TolB — translation MRPCDLPPTSPWISDTDASLLATHLGRRMLLGTGGGIAAGILAAPLSALAQGAPAAGPGAAEITVDQARTAPIPIVIPALGGDAGALVSSVISGDLGNCGLFSPISGSLPVGVPDFGTYKSLGARALVSGSATTGGGGLRVEFRLWDVLTGQQIQGTAYTAGAGDARKIAHIIADVIYERLLGEKGYFNTRIAYIARSGPREHQTTRLAIMDQDGANSHYLSGGQWLTLTPRFSPTSDQLAFMSYANNRPRVYMLNLATGRQQLLGDFEGISFAPRFAPDGRAVILSATRGAGSDIYSVDLVTRAKRQITSSGAIDTSPCYSPDGSQIVFNSDRGGSPQLYIMSAGGGDARRISYGNGVYGSPVWSPRGDLIAFTRIANGSFSLGVMAPDGTGERIMTQGFTVESPTFCPNGRVIAFCRQTAAGAGGAGFSSGISTVDITGFHERAIPAGGASDPAWSPLNG, via the coding sequence ATGCGTCCCTGTGACCTTCCGCCGACTTCCCCCTGGATTTCCGATACCGATGCATCGCTGCTGGCGACCCATCTCGGCCGCCGCATGCTGCTGGGAACGGGCGGCGGCATCGCGGCCGGCATCCTGGCCGCGCCGCTGTCGGCCCTTGCGCAGGGCGCGCCCGCGGCGGGCCCGGGTGCCGCCGAAATCACGGTGGACCAGGCCCGCACGGCGCCGATTCCCATCGTCATTCCGGCGCTGGGCGGCGACGCGGGCGCGCTGGTCAGCAGCGTGATCTCGGGCGACCTGGGGAATTGCGGCCTGTTCTCCCCGATCAGCGGGTCGCTGCCCGTGGGGGTGCCGGATTTCGGAACATACAAGTCGCTGGGCGCCCGCGCGCTGGTCAGCGGTTCGGCGACGACCGGCGGTGGCGGCCTGCGCGTCGAATTCCGCCTGTGGGACGTGCTGACCGGCCAGCAGATCCAGGGCACGGCCTATACGGCGGGCGCCGGCGACGCGCGCAAGATCGCGCACATCATCGCCGATGTGATCTATGAACGGCTGCTGGGCGAAAAGGGCTATTTCAACACCCGCATTGCCTATATCGCGCGGTCCGGTCCGCGCGAGCACCAGACGACGCGGCTGGCGATCATGGACCAGGACGGCGCCAACAGCCATTACCTGTCGGGGGGCCAATGGCTGACCCTGACCCCGCGCTTCAGCCCGACCAGCGACCAACTGGCGTTCATGTCGTACGCCAACAACCGCCCGCGCGTGTACATGCTCAACCTGGCGACGGGCCGGCAGCAGTTGCTGGGCGATTTCGAAGGGATCTCGTTCGCGCCGCGTTTCGCGCCGGACGGGCGGGCGGTCATCCTGTCGGCCACGCGCGGCGCGGGGTCGGACATCTATAGCGTGGACCTGGTCACGCGGGCCAAGCGGCAGATCACCAGTTCCGGCGCCATCGATACCAGCCCGTGCTACAGCCCGGACGGGTCGCAGATCGTCTTCAACTCGGACCGGGGCGGTTCGCCGCAGCTTTATATCATGAGCGCGGGCGGCGGCGACGCGCGGCGTATTTCGTACGGCAACGGCGTGTACGGCTCGCCGGTCTGGTCACCGCGCGGGGATTTGATCGCCTTCACCCGGATCGCCAACGGCAGCTTCTCGCTGGGCGTGATGGCCCCCGACGGCACGGGCGAGCGGATCATGACCCAGGGCTTCACCGTCGAAAGCCCCACCTTCTGCCCGAACGGACGGGTGATCGCCTTCTGCCGCCAGACGGCGGCGGGGGCCGGCGGGGCAGGGTTTTCCTCGGGCATCAGCACCGTCGATATCACCGGCTTCCACGAACGCGCGATTCCGGCCGGCGGCGCGTCCGACCCGGCCTGGTCGCCGCTGAACGGTTAA
- the pal gene encoding peptidoglycan-associated lipoprotein Pal produces MRLKLLGALGMAVLLAACSGENEKGATTGTGAAAQSTGVTPGSEADLVANVGDRVFFELNKNNLSSDAQATLDRQAAWLAKYPQVTIQVAGNCDDRGTEEYNIALGERRANAARDYLVAKGVAASRITTISYGKDRPTATGDDEQSWAQNRNAITSVR; encoded by the coding sequence ATGAGACTGAAGCTTCTTGGTGCGCTTGGCATGGCCGTTCTTCTGGCGGCGTGCTCGGGTGAGAACGAAAAGGGCGCCACGACCGGAACCGGCGCCGCCGCGCAGAGCACCGGCGTCACCCCGGGCAGCGAAGCCGACCTGGTCGCCAATGTCGGCGACCGCGTGTTCTTCGAGCTGAACAAGAACAACCTGTCCAGCGACGCCCAGGCGACGCTCGACCGTCAGGCCGCCTGGCTTGCCAAGTATCCGCAGGTCACGATCCAGGTCGCGGGCAACTGCGATGACCGTGGCACCGAAGAATACAACATCGCCCTGGGCGAGCGTCGCGCCAACGCGGCGCGTGACTACCTGGTCGCCAAGGGCGTGGCTGCTTCGCGCATCACCACGATCTCCTACGGCAAGGATCGTCCGACGGCGACGGGTGACGACGAGCAGTCGTGGGCCCAGAACCGCAACGCGATCACCTCGGTCCGCTGA
- a CDS encoding tetratricopeptide repeat protein, with protein sequence MRSAAFRHLPPFLGVMAALTILSPLPVRAQDGMTSREGIALQNQIMDLRQQLSQLQSAPGAGGGMLPPAGPDSVPQNVMPPANGDLTAQLLNRVMTLEQQVRDMRGQLDQLTNQVQQQNAALSKQIEDMNFAAQNGHPAPAGAPPAAAPAAPAPEAPARQTPEALLQQGNAALLHGDYAAAQAAAQKVLAGPRGPRQVDAQFLLAQSLAGQKQYRQSAVAYYDTYNRAPHSGRAPDALLGVTATLLALGDKASACQALAKLKAEFPTPAPRVRSAQAIYRTRAGCH encoded by the coding sequence ATGCGGTCCGCTGCATTCCGCCACCTTCCGCCGTTCCTAGGCGTGATGGCCGCCCTGACCATCCTGTCGCCGCTGCCCGTCCGCGCCCAGGACGGAATGACCAGCCGCGAAGGCATCGCGCTGCAGAACCAGATCATGGATCTGCGCCAGCAACTATCGCAGTTGCAGTCGGCCCCCGGGGCCGGGGGCGGAATGCTGCCGCCGGCCGGGCCGGACAGCGTGCCGCAGAACGTGATGCCGCCGGCCAATGGCGACCTGACGGCGCAATTGCTGAACAGGGTGATGACGCTGGAACAGCAGGTGCGCGACATGCGGGGCCAGCTCGACCAGTTGACCAACCAGGTCCAGCAGCAGAACGCGGCCCTGTCCAAGCAGATCGAGGACATGAATTTCGCGGCGCAGAACGGTCACCCCGCCCCGGCCGGCGCCCCGCCCGCCGCCGCTCCGGCCGCACCCGCGCCCGAAGCACCGGCCAGGCAAACGCCCGAGGCCCTGCTGCAGCAGGGCAACGCCGCCCTGCTGCACGGCGATTACGCGGCAGCCCAGGCGGCGGCCCAGAAGGTCCTGGCCGGCCCGCGCGGCCCGCGCCAGGTGGACGCGCAGTTCCTGCTGGCGCAATCCCTGGCCGGGCAGAAGCAATATCGCCAGTCCGCCGTCGCCTATTACGACACCTATAACCGCGCGCCGCATTCGGGCCGCGCGCCGGATGCCCTGCTGGGGGTCACGGCCACGCTGCTCGCCCTGGGCGACAAGGCTTCGGCCTGTCAGGCGCTGGCGAAGCTGAAGGCGGAATTCCCCACCCCCGCCCCCCGCGTCCGCAGCGCGCAGGCCATCTACCGCACCCGTGCCGGATGCCACTGA
- the tilS gene encoding tRNA lysidine(34) synthetase TilS — MPDATDIRLTGDPAGGPTRSGVLDDARFAAIMAGLGPWLPDGPDMPPVGVAVSGGADSLCLAYLAARWRRAVRALIVDHGLRPAAAAEAALTRRRLHALGIPADILVLDGLRPGPGLADRARRARYAALARACRRAGIVDLLLGHHAGDQAETIAIRRRAASGPDGLAGMASVSFTADLRLVRPLLGVDRDRLRATLRRAGLAWVEDPSNADPRAERARVRAALDDDPAARGPLRAAASRAGAARMDRDARQAALLARNVTMAEGGWVALADDPTCPRALAFLMRAVSGSDYLPPSRAVAALCAAPRPATLGGTCLMAAGPALKRAGHRWLLLREEAAMQPPVVARPDCVWDGRFVLSAPAGTNLDGVTLGAAGPSGAWAPPGWRTQWPARALRTLPALHRAGRVVAVPTMGICHAADLAGVALMLTPGAVAAETARF, encoded by the coding sequence GTGCCGGATGCCACTGATATCAGGCTGACCGGGGACCCCGCCGGGGGCCCGACCCGCTCGGGCGTACTGGATGACGCCCGTTTCGCCGCCATCATGGCGGGGCTTGGTCCCTGGCTGCCCGATGGGCCGGACATGCCCCCGGTGGGGGTGGCGGTATCGGGCGGCGCCGACAGTCTATGCCTGGCCTACCTGGCCGCGCGCTGGCGCCGCGCGGTCCGTGCCCTGATCGTCGATCACGGCCTGCGTCCCGCCGCGGCGGCCGAGGCCGCGCTGACCCGGCGGCGGCTGCATGCCCTGGGCATTCCCGCCGACATCCTGGTTCTCGACGGCCTGCGGCCCGGGCCCGGCCTGGCCGACCGGGCCCGTCGCGCACGCTATGCGGCGCTGGCCCGGGCCTGCCGGCGGGCGGGCATCGTCGACCTGCTGCTGGGCCATCATGCCGGCGACCAGGCGGAAACGATCGCCATCCGCCGCCGCGCCGCCAGCGGGCCGGACGGTCTGGCCGGCATGGCCTCCGTCAGCTTCACCGCCGATCTGCGTCTGGTGCGTCCCCTGCTGGGTGTCGATCGCGACCGCCTGCGCGCGACGCTGCGCCGCGCCGGCCTGGCATGGGTCGAAGACCCGTCGAATGCCGATCCGCGCGCCGAACGGGCCCGGGTGCGCGCGGCGCTGGACGACGACCCGGCGGCACGCGGGCCGCTCCGCGCGGCGGCGTCGCGGGCCGGCGCGGCGCGCATGGACCGTGATGCCAGGCAGGCCGCGCTGCTGGCCCGGAACGTGACGATGGCGGAAGGGGGCTGGGTGGCGCTGGCCGACGATCCGACCTGCCCCAGGGCGCTGGCGTTCCTGATGCGGGCGGTGTCGGGGTCGGACTACCTGCCCCCTTCGCGGGCGGTCGCGGCCCTGTGCGCCGCCCCGCGGCCGGCGACGCTGGGGGGCACCTGCCTGATGGCGGCGGGGCCGGCCCTGAAGCGCGCCGGCCATCGATGGCTGCTGCTGCGCGAGGAAGCGGCGATGCAGCCCCCGGTCGTCGCCCGGCCGGACTGCGTGTGGGACGGGCGCTTCGTCCTGTCGGCGCCGGCGGGCACGAACCTGGACGGTGTGACGCTGGGCGCGGCCGGCCCGTCCGGGGCCTGGGCGCCCCCCGGCTGGCGAACGCAATGGCCCGCGCGCGCGTTGCGCACCCTGCCGGCGCTGCATCGCGCGGGGCGGGTGGTGGCGGTTCCGACCATGGGGATCTGCCACGCGGCGGACCTGGCGGGGGTGGCCCTGATGCTGACCCCGGGGGCGGTAGCGGCCGAGACCGCCCGCTTTTGA
- the ftsH gene encoding ATP-dependent zinc metalloprotease FtsH yields the protein MNNFGRNLALWVIIIVLLLLLFNVFQPGSVQHASQQLAYSDFIGDVNGGRVRSVIVQDHNISGTLTDGTSFETYTPQDPTLIPRLTEKGVEVVAKPLDSDSNPFLRYLINYAPILLMFGAWIFIMRQMQAGGGRAMGFGKSRARMLTEKQGRVTFDDVAGIDEAKSELQEIVDFLRDPQKFTRLGGKIPKGVLLVGPPGTGKTLLARAIAGEANVPFFTISGSDFVEMFVGVGASRVRDMFEQGKKAAPCIIFIDEIDAVGRHRGAGLGGGNDEREQTLNQMLVEMDGFESNEGVILIAATNRPDVLDPALLRPGRFDRQVVVPNPDVVGREKILRVHMRKVPLASDVDPKVIARGTPGFSGADLANLVNEAALMAARLGKRTVAMLEFENAKDKVLMGAERRSLVMSDDEKRMTAYHEGGHALVAILTPGADPVHKATIIPRGRALGLVMSLPEGDRYSKSRAKCLGELTLAMGGRAAEEIIFGADNVSNGASGDIKMATDLARRMVSEWGMSDKLGMIAYGDNGQEVFLGHSVTQNKNVSEETVREIDDEIKILIDSAYARARTLLIEHVDELHRLAQALLEYETLSGEEIRQVLRGEPIERVVVDDPMPENRRASVPPTPPAAPLPSPGGGGLDPAPQPG from the coding sequence ATGAACAATTTTGGCCGGAACCTGGCTCTCTGGGTTATCATCATCGTGCTGCTGCTGTTGCTGTTCAACGTCTTCCAGCCTGGAAGCGTGCAGCATGCGTCGCAGCAACTGGCATATTCCGACTTCATCGGGGATGTGAATGGCGGGCGCGTGCGCTCGGTCATCGTGCAGGATCACAATATCTCCGGCACGCTGACGGACGGCACGTCGTTCGAGACCTACACTCCCCAGGACCCGACCCTGATCCCGCGCCTGACCGAAAAGGGCGTCGAGGTGGTCGCGAAGCCGCTGGACAGCGATTCCAATCCGTTCCTGCGTTATCTGATCAACTACGCCCCGATCCTGCTGATGTTCGGCGCCTGGATTTTCATCATGCGGCAGATGCAGGCCGGCGGCGGCCGGGCGATGGGTTTCGGCAAGTCCCGCGCCCGCATGCTGACGGAAAAGCAGGGCCGCGTGACGTTCGATGACGTGGCCGGCATTGACGAAGCCAAGAGCGAACTGCAGGAAATCGTGGACTTCCTGCGTGACCCGCAGAAATTCACCCGCCTGGGCGGCAAGATCCCCAAGGGCGTGCTGCTGGTCGGCCCGCCGGGCACCGGCAAGACCCTGCTGGCCCGCGCCATCGCGGGCGAGGCGAACGTGCCCTTCTTCACCATCTCCGGCTCGGACTTCGTCGAGATGTTCGTCGGCGTCGGCGCGTCCCGCGTCCGCGACATGTTCGAACAGGGCAAGAAGGCCGCCCCCTGCATCATCTTCATCGATGAAATCGACGCCGTGGGCCGCCATCGCGGCGCCGGCCTGGGCGGCGGCAACGACGAGCGCGAGCAGACCCTGAACCAGATGCTGGTCGAAATGGACGGTTTCGAGAGCAATGAGGGCGTGATCCTGATTGCCGCGACCAACCGTCCCGATGTGCTGGACCCGGCCCTGCTGCGCCCCGGCCGTTTCGACCGCCAGGTGGTGGTGCCCAACCCCGACGTGGTGGGACGCGAGAAGATCCTGCGCGTGCACATGCGCAAGGTCCCGCTGGCCTCCGACGTCGATCCCAAGGTGATCGCGCGCGGCACGCCGGGCTTTTCGGGTGCCGACCTTGCCAACCTGGTGAACGAGGCCGCGCTGATGGCCGCCCGGCTGGGCAAGCGCACGGTCGCGATGCTGGAATTCGAGAACGCCAAGGACAAGGTCCTGATGGGTGCCGAGCGCCGCTCGCTGGTCATGAGCGACGACGAAAAGCGGATGACCGCCTATCACGAGGGCGGGCACGCGCTGGTCGCGATCCTGACCCCCGGCGCCGATCCGGTGCACAAGGCCACGATCATTCCGCGCGGCCGCGCGCTGGGCCTGGTCATGAGCCTGCCGGAGGGCGACCGCTATTCCAAGAGCCGGGCGAAATGCCTGGGCGAGCTGACGCTGGCCATGGGCGGCCGCGCGGCCGAGGAGATCATCTTCGGCGCCGACAACGTGTCCAACGGCGCGTCGGGCGACATCAAGATGGCGACCGACCTGGCCCGCCGCATGGTTTCCGAATGGGGCATGAGCGACAAGCTGGGCATGATCGCCTATGGCGATAACGGGCAGGAAGTCTTCCTGGGCCACAGCGTGACCCAGAACAAGAACGTGTCCGAGGAAACGGTCCGCGAGATCGATGACGAGATCAAGATCCTGATCGACAGCGCCTATGCCCGGGCCCGGACGCTGCTGATCGAGCATGTCGACGAACTGCATCGCCTGGCCCAGGCCCTGCTGGAGTACGAAACCCTGTCGGGCGAGGAAATCCGCCAGGTCCTGCGCGGCGAGCCGATCGAGCGGGTGGTGGTGGACGACCCGATGCCGGAAAATCGCCGCGCCTCGGTTCCGCCCACGCCGCCGGCCGCGCCGCTGCCCTCGCCGGGCGGCGGGGGGCTGGATCCGGCGCCGCAGCCGGGCTAA